The nucleotide sequence AGGAAGCGGTTCGGGTGCGTTTGCATGGTGTTGAGCGTTGTGCGGTGGCGTTTTCTGGGGGTTTGGATAGTAGCGTGGTGGCGTTTTTGGTTAAACAATGCGGCGTGGACGTTGAGTTGGTGCATGTGAGCATGGAGAATCATCCCGAAACCAAGGAAGCCCAGAGGGCTGCGGAGGCGTTGGGTTTGCCGTTGCATGTTCACCTGTTCACGGAATCCGACGTTGAAAACATTGTTGGCAGAGTTGTGGGTTTGATTGAGGAATCTGACCCTGTGAAGGCGGGGGTTGGAGTGCCGTTTTACTGGACTGCCCAAAAAGCTGCGGAAGCGGGTTTGGAGGTTTTGCTTGCGGGTCAGGGCGCAGATGAGCTCTTTGGCGGCTATCAGCGTTACGTGACTGAGTACGTGCAGGCGGGGGAGGAGAAGCTTAGGGAGATGATGTTTGGGGATGTTGTGGGGATTTGTGAGAGTAATTTGGAGCGGGATTTGAAGATTTGTGGTTTTCATGATGTTTCGTTGCGGTTGCCGTTTGCGGGGTATGCGGTGGTGGATTTTGCTTTGGGTTTGCCTGCGTCGTTGAAGGTTGAGCCACGGGTGGATTCGCTGCGGAAACTGGTTTTGCGTAGAGCCGCTTTGGAGTTGGGGTTGCCAAGAAGCATTGCACAGAAGCCTAAGAAGGCGGTGCAGTACAGCACGGGGGTTAGCAACGTTTTGAAGCGGTTAGCTAAAAAGCAGGGCGTTACGTTGGGCGAGTACGTAAAAACTCTGTTTGAGAAACAAACAACTGTAGAGAATATTTAGTTAAAGAAAAGAAAGAGTGATGTAGGATAGGTTTGTAGTACT is from Candidatus Bathyarchaeota archaeon and encodes:
- a CDS encoding asparagine synthetase B, whose amino-acid sequence is MKVTVAVLDKKGENAPKKALLAIETLDTQTSKHFGLVTPKQTTVEQDIENLRTHNLKSQVAMAFASTQPPKKGRFEIQNYQNAALVFDATIYKQNPPTNPTEPFNSQRFTKDFVSQTEGDYALLTLTENQITAARDPIGIAPLHYGETEDVCALASNRSALWSLGVEDVRSFPPGNVGVASRSGFEFEAIRTWCCVEPVAVSLEDASAMLQRLLEEAVRVRLHGVERCAVAFSGGLDSSVVAFLVKQCGVDVELVHVSMENHPETKEAQRAAEALGLPLHVHLFTESDVENIVGRVVGLIEESDPVKAGVGVPFYWTAQKAAEAGLEVLLAGQGADELFGGYQRYVTEYVQAGEEKLREMMFGDVVGICESNLERDLKICGFHDVSLRLPFAGYAVVDFALGLPASLKVEPRVDSLRKLVLRRAALELGLPRSIAQKPKKAVQYSTGVSNVLKRLAKKQGVTLGEYVKTLFEKQTTVENI